The stretch of DNA caagaaagtgaaaaggtatATTAAacacagttttatatatatagagagagagaagcaagaaTTCTAAATAGAGTATTGGCAAATCATAATCAACAAATAATAATTACATCATTTCCAATGGTTTAATCTCAAAACTGCAAGGATAGcacaattaaagaaaatttaccaACAAGGTGAATCCACCAAAATAATCTGTCTAAATgaatggtgactcagatggtaaagaatctgcctccaatgaggaagaccctagtttgatccctgggtcagaaagatcccctggaggagggcatggcaacccactccagtattcttgcctggagaatcccatggacagaagagcctggcaggctacactccatggggtcacagagagtcagacacaactgtgagactaagcgactaagcacagcagggCACTACTGAATGATATCCAGCAATCACGCATGATTAAAAGAACTTTCATAAATATATAGCATACACCTATATCAAATATAGGTACAGTATAACATGCACAGTATAGAATAATGTACATTCAATTcggaaatttaaaaagttatctcTTATCGCCACTGCTCATCGGCATTGTCCTCAAGGTTCTAGCCACTGCAATAAAACCAGAGAAAAAAGAGGAGAATGGACACAAAAGCTGTAaactgtgaaatgaaatattacttgCCAAGGATCTGATCATCTATATAACCAACTCAAGATAATCAACCAACAATTAGAACTAAAGCGAGAATTCAAAAGTGCCTAAATAcaagctacacacacacatacatttaatgGTAACATTGTATAGCAATGTacgtgtaaaaaaaaaaaaagttaattcgTAATATCAACACATTTTCGAGTGCAGGAAGGGCTGAAAACAAGACCATCACATTTGAAATGGAGGCACCTGGATGGACGTAAACGAAGCTGAGAACTATGAATTTTAAAACTGCTTCAAGTCACCTTCACAGCAGAAGCCTTCTTTCCGCTCTCCAATAGAAGGAAGTTAGCCACTCCCGGACTAGGAAAAACATATCTTTACGAGGGCGTCTGGGCGGGACTTCCAGCCTCAAGGCATTTGCACACCCTCGTTTTTAGTTCCTGTTGACTGGGAAGTGCAGGACGGAAGCTACGTCTCTGCCGGCGCCTCCGCACCACACCGAGCAGAGGACCATTTTGTGACTGGGACCTACCTCCACAATCCGGATTTACCTCTGTGCTTTGCAGACTCTGTGCTGCCCCACTCCCAGGTTAGTGTTAAGTGAGACTCCGTACCCCTGCCAGTGAGGCAGACGACCGTGCCTGTTCCCTGGCGCCTACTCAGGCTTGCCCACTCAGTGCTTTGGTACTTTGACAATGGCGGACGCCACACCACACACGGACTCCCTCAGAAGCATTGTGACGTTTGAGGATGTATTCATACACTTTACCAGAGAGGAGTGGGACCTGCTCACTGAGAGTCAAAAACGCCTGTACCATAAAACGATGGTGAACAACTTTTCACTGGTAATGTCAGTGGGACTTGAAAGTTCCAGATATCGTTTAATTTCTCCACCAGAGCCAGAGAGCGCACCCGAGGTTCCTGCCAGGATAGGCATAGCTGCGGCAGTGGCAGAGGTAAGCCAGGAAAGCCCTGTCCCTAGTCCTGGCCACAGTGTGGAGGCTAGAGATGACTCTTCtgtttctataaaaatatcagaTGTGCGAAGTCTGCAGGTGGCGCCTTCCATCCAAAAGAGCCCCCTATGCGACACGTGTAATCCAGTCTTCAATGGCGTTTTTCAGCCGGCTGGGCAGCTGGAAACCTCTTCTGAGGAGCAGCCGTATACGTGTGGATCATGTGGAAGAGTTTTCCCACTCGGTGTAAGCCTTGACGAGATGCAGAGGTGGCAGAGTGGAGAGGCAGTCACTAGAAGGGAAAGGGACCAGGCCTCCTCTGTGAATTGCCACAGATGCCACGAGTCAGGGACGGCCTGTACCTGTGAGAAGGGTGAGGAAGACATCTCAGCCAGTTCTGGAGTTGTGCAGCACCGTGGCACTCAAAATGGGGAGAATCCGGGCACGAGTGCTGAGTGTAAGGAGACCTTTCCCACTGGACAAAGGGATCACCCATACAGTGGAAGCGAGGGAGCTTGTAGCCATCAGGAAGAATGTGTCCAGCAGCAGGAAATCTACGTACGAGAAAGGTCCTATGAATGCAACACATGTGGGAGAGTCTTCGACTGTAGAGACACATTTAATAATCACCAGGAAGTCCACACTAGAGAGAGGTTATGTCAGTGTGATGTATGCGGGAAATCCTTTACACGCAGTTGCTatgttaaaatacacaaaaggCTTCATACTGGAATAAGGCCTTTTGTGTGCGATGAATGCGGAAAAACATACATCTGTAAGTCCCACCTTAGTCTCCACAAGAAAAGTCACACCATAGAAAGCCTGAGAAGACAACACGTTGTAGGAAATGTGTTGCTGATACCAGTCTTGGTTAACTCGAGAGAAGTCACACAGGAGCAAGGCCTTAGGCATTCAGCAAATGGGGGAGAGCCTAAAGAAGACTCTCCCACCTCTGGCCAGTGAAAGTTCAAGTGAAGAAAGGTCTCACGGTGTAGCAGTTTTGGTGTTCCTTtgcctgtgtttatttttttcttttagcaccaGAACCTTACACTAGAGAGAGGCCTTAAGAGACTGGGGAATGTGCTTTCTCCTTGCTGTACATAGTAGGATGCATAAAAGAAAAACTCTGAAAGTAGCCTTTGTAATGGAATCAACAACCAGAAGTTGAACTTCATACATCCAGTATCCACCACATGGGAGAGAACATCAATTAGCAGGTATGTGGGAAGTCTTCAGGAGctactttatattttctaacctCCCTAGGACCTTCCCTTGGCGTGAGGTATATCATGGCTAATGTCTGTTGCAGAAACTGCCCCACTTCTACCAGCAGATAGACTAAAGACCGTGTGGCTCTTATGCCAATGTTCTTAGCTGAGTTCAACTGACATTCTCTCTCCTATTTCCTAGATGGAATCATGAATGATACGAACCCACCAGGGATCCACTTTGCTTACCCCCTGGTGGTTTCAGTGTTACCATGACCCAGCTCCTGTGGAAAAGATCTAGAATCTACTGCAGTTTTCCAAAAGTTTCTGTTTCCCATGGACAATATGGACTCTACATGAGCTAGGTGAAATGGATTTCACCAGCCTCAACATCACCTCACCTTGGAACTGCTTGCTGCACACATATACAGTTGGTTGGTTTTCCCAAAGAAATGCGAGATCCAGATTTTTATGTAGAACCATCTTATCTCTTAACAGCTTTATTCGTTCATAATTGAAAGAGAATAAACTGCACTTACTTAAATTGTAAGAACAGTTAAGGTAATGAACACATCATTACCCACAAAAGTTTTCTCATGCTCCTTAATGATCTCTTCCTCTTGTCCCTCCCTAATGCACatgcaactattttttttttcaagttgtaaAGACTTTTATTAGAtaattcagagtttttttttttttagaaacattaAGAGAATTTTACAATAAATACTCTTCACTTAGTTTGTTAATCAATTCATATTTCACCATATTTACtccctctgtttttctctcagtcattttattttttttttaaatctttaattctaataaaataaaaaattgaacctggactggcatctcgtttcatacatgacatttcacatgtttcaatgccattctcccaaatcttcccaccctctccctctcccacagagtccataagcctgttctatacatcagtgtctctttcgctgtctcgtatacagggttattgttaccatctttctaaattccatatatatgcgtacATGCAACTattgatttgttttatttcataatttattagTTTGCTttatctagaattttatataaatgtaatcagTATGAGTTTTGGTTTTTCCCCCCCTACCTTCTGTCAGAAACCATAattgtttcattattatttactGTTTGGGGGACTATCCATATGTTATTCCTTTTTGCTGCTGAGTATTATTTCCCTGTGTGTGAATGTTATACAGTTGTTTATCCGTCAATtattaatgaacatttaggtcatttccaggttttgtcaattaaaaataaagcttattagaagcaaaaaaaaggaaaaaagtatctgTAATGACTTCGCAGAGGCAGTTTTCTTGCAAAAGAAAGGCAGCTCCTCAAGAACAAACCTCACCACTCTTATTACCTCCatggtctttctctctctctctctctctctctctctctctctctctctctatctctctctctctcacacacacacacacacactttcatactcagtcatgtccgactgtttttcaccccacggactgcagcccaaccaggctccactgtccatgggatgctccaggcaagaatactggagtaggtttccatttcctcctccaagggatcttcgcaacacaagtctcctgcatctcctgcattggcaggcagattctttaccactgtgccacctggggaactCATTGCCTCCACATTGCCTTTCAAAGGTCATGTTCTGTCATGGCGCAGGGCAGATACAGAGATGAAATAGCACCTGTATCCAATGTAATTGCAAGTTCTTGTTGATTGGTATAAGCATGAAATCAGGATATATTTTGGGAATGGGTTTTAAGCTTGCTGGACCCAGGAGACTAGAacattaagttaaataaggtaAAATTTACCAAGATGGTAATACCTGAGATTTGGCATTTAATGGCAAGGTGAAGCATGGCTGGAAGTGGATCTAATTGTTTGGTAAAGCCTGGATTGAATGGTGGCCTACATAAAAGAATTCAAGTAACTGAGAATTTCCCTGGAATTTTTCTGTACCTCAGAAGTACAGTTCCTGTATATTACATTTCCAAGTTTTCTTGTCCTCTGGCTTCCATGTACGTTCAGCCAGTAGGAAACAGAGTAGGGGGACTGAAGGGCAGGAATCCAGGTTTCTTCTACGCCCTCTATGCTTCATCTGGCTTCTCTAGGAATGTCTGCACCTCCTTTGCTGCAGTAGCCCTTGCAGACAGTTCTGCCATGGTTCTAGCATTTACCAAGTGATCTTGGGCCCTGGAAACCAGTAATATCACCCTAACTTTGTCCCTCTATCCTAGGAATGGTAATTGTTTTGTTCTGATAGTAATCTGTCTGTGGCCCCACTTCCCCCTAATTTTGGGTTCCCAAGAAAACCATCAACTGAGTAGCCAATTCTCTGAATTAAACTCCTTCTATTTAAATACATCTTAAAAGTACTTTTTTCTTAAGTCCTATTTTGTGTGGTTAtattgttgcagaaaccagtatgcgagaaaccaagcaccacactcagagagttggagaactgTCTACAAGGGCTACTACAGCAAAGGAGGTACAGACATTCCTAGAGAAGCCAGATGAAGCATAGGGGGCGTAGAAGAAACCTGGATTCCTGCCCTTCAGTCCCCTACAGTGCTTCCTACTGGCCGAACCTACGTGGAAGCCAGAGGAcaagaaaacttgaaaatgtaATGTACAGGAACATAGTTTGAATTTAAGTTTTTGCACCAGCTTACTTTAAACTCATTTAGGTAAAcaattaaacttattttaaacttAGTCCTAACTGTGCactaaagttttttctttttcagggcCCACCTTCCACAAAACTTTTAATCACTTTCTGTAACAGCCACCTATAAGTCAGaccttcttttccctttataaaatgtaattttattttttatgtcttattaaaaacatacatccTAATTTCTTATTAGATTAGCAAGCAAacattaatactagatatttaatattgaatatttcccagttcatgtgactctgaaatttatttaggttaattttttttgtatttagaattgtttgattcATAAGCGCTTACTTTTCCTTAGGCCAATTAAATTAGAACTCATTTACAACTTCAATAGacattatcagaaaaaaagacacacgctgagacatacataaatccagacagacagactgatAGAGATCCTATAGTTTTTtgtttgagatttaaaatatctctttgactattccccgcccccccaccccctccttttattttttcttcacttgAAGTTCTAATTTGCCCAAGGCTGAGGTCTCAGGCAAAGCTGGCTGTGTATTTCAAGGATATGGAAAGGGTTAACTTCAAGCTTTTCCCTTGGCAGGCCTTTTAACAAGCTAATTGTTTTTGATTGCATATGCAAAAAGATTTGGTTTTGcagtttccaaaaagaaaattttttctcaGGTTGTTCAATCAGCAGTCACGCGCTCACAGTCATTCAGAGTCTATCACAATCCCTCCCTTCTCCTGGATTTCCTTAACTGGTTTCCTTAACTGTTGCTCCCTTCCTGGGAGCCCCGGGGAAGTGATCAGTCTCCTCTTCTACCCGTTGGGGTAGGTTCCACCTGGGGACCGGCCCCAGGGCGTTACTTTATCCTGTGTCCATTCCTGGTGAGTTGGTCCATCCCTTCAATAAGTCCAGTTGGGGTTCGGCCATCCAGAGAGTCAGAGCGCTGGTCCAAAAAGAGAACCTGCAATACTGTCAGGTGGCATGCCCCCTTGTTCGTCTCAGGGTTCCTTCGCTGCAGCCCAGCTGAGTCACCAGTCCAGTGTTCCAAGGGGCCTTGGTTGGAATCTAGCTGGGGCCTCCAgaaatgttgcagaaaccagtactcgagaaaccaagcaccacactcagagttggagaactcaggttgaTTATGCcagcgggcccagaggagttaacactccaagctctgagccaccaacaaagggattacagagtttttacggacagactgtagtgggcaacactagTTGTTAATaagctggtttaaactaaggggtttcacACATGAGGGAAGAGCAGTCAAGATGGGGGTGGGGTCCCTGACCTTTACacagacaggcatgattaagaGGGTTTGCAGGGGttgggcaattgcaaagagcagaaCAAGGGTGAGTAAGATAAACTTCAGTTCCTAGTATTGGAAGTCCCCATTTTTTGAGACTACATGACCTATGTGATCTAGACTTTGCATGGGCCAAGCcaagttacagaggcagaaggagcaggaagttatgtaaaattttaacttttcctcttcaatatCCTAACTTGTAACTAACTATGCTGAAAGAATGGGAGGAAGAAGATAAGTGTGTAAGAAATACAGAAGCTATATATTCTTTAGTTGTGGTTTTTGCAGACACCATTAAGAGAATTTAATGAAATGACTATTCGTAGAATTAAGGGAAGGATTAAGGAACCCAACAGAAGCAGTGATATACCCAGAGTCTAACAACAGTAGGAAGCTATTCCCAGCCTTATaaaagaaggcaaaggagaaagcagGGCTACTGGAACCGCAGGACAAAACTGTGGGAAAGGGCCCCCCAGTGGAGCTGTCACCATCAATAGGGCAAGACAGCCACTATTAAGGTGTAATCTGGCTAGGAAGGATCATCAGGGAGGGCAAATAGACACCTGACTTTTCTCTGCTCCTGACGTTACCTGTCATtggcaaaataaaaatgctaagcAAACCTCAAGGAGGCTCTGGTGATCCAGTCCATGGAGGTCATCCTTCCAGGGCATGGAACAGAGCAAAGAGAGGC from Bos mutus isolate GX-2022 chromosome X, NWIPB_WYAK_1.1, whole genome shotgun sequence encodes:
- the LOC102271692 gene encoding zinc finger protein 671; protein product: MADATPHTDSLRSIVTFEDVFIHFTREEWDLLTESQKRLYHKTMVNNFSLVMSVGLESSRYRLISPPEPESAPEVPARIGIAAAVAEVSQESPVPSPGHSVEARDDSSVSIKISDVRSLQVAPSIQKSPLCDTCNPVFNGVFQPAGQLETSSEEQPYTCGSCGRVFPLGVSLDEMQRWQSGEAVTRRERDQASSVNCHRCHESGTACTCEKGEEDISASSGVVQHRGTQNGENPGTSAECKETFPTGQRDHPYSGSEGACSHQEECVQQQEIYVRERSYECNTCGRVFDCRDTFNNHQEVHTRERLCQCDVCGKSFTRSCYVKIHKRLHTGIRPFVCDECGKTYICKSHLSLHKKSHTIESLRRQHVVGNVLLIPVLVNSREVTQEQGLRHSANGGEPKEDSPTSGQ